The Christiangramia flava JLT2011 region GGAGACAGCGTTTCTTTCGATAAAGTTCTTCTTACTGGTGATGGTGACAATATCACCGTTGGCGCCCCGGCTATAGAAGGTGCATTGGTTGGTGCTAAGATCAACCGTCACCTAAAAGGAGACAAGGTAATCGTTTTCAAGAAGAAAAGAAGAAAAGGATACCGTGTGAAGAATGGACACCGTCAATCTCTTACTGAAATTCTTATCGAGGATATCAGCATCGACGGAAAGAAAAAATCTGCTGCTAAGAAAGAGGAGCCAAAAAAAGAAGCGAAGCAGGAAGCTAAAAAATCTGACGATTTGAGCAGCCACACTGTAGTTGAGCTTAGAGAAATGGCTAAGGAGAAAGGAATTGAAGGATATTCTTCAATGAAAAAAGCAGAATTAATCGAAGCTTTAAGCTAAAAATTTAAACTACTAAAAACGAAATAAAATGGCACACAAAAAAGGAGTTGGTAGTTCCAAGAACGGTAGAGAATCAGAATCGAAACGATTAGGAGTGAAGATCTTCGGAGGTCAGGCTGCTATCGCTGGAAATATCCTAGTAAGACAGCGTGGATTTACTCACCATCCAGGTGCGAACGTTTACGCAGGTAAAGACCATACACTTCATGCTAAAGTTGACGGAATTGTAAAATTCGCCAGGAAGCAGGGAGATAAATCATACGTTTCTATCGAGCCTTTTGAAGCTTAATTAGAACCGAACGATTAGAGAAACCCTTCCGTATATGAAGGGTTTTTTTATGCCAGATTCTAAAATTGTTTTATCTTTAATTAAAAAGATTAGACAAAATGATTGCAGAAGAATATGGTTTCAATGAAAGAGAGATAGATAGAATTATCGCTATGGCCTGGGAAGATCGTACGCCCTTTGAAGCCATTGAATATCAATTCAATCTTACCGAGAAAGAGGTCATCCAGTTCATGCGGGAGCAAATGCATCCCCGGAACTGGAGAAAATGGCGTGCCCGCGTACAGGGAAGAAAAACCAAGCATTCGAAACTGCGGAAAGATTCTGTAAAAAGGTTTAAAAGTAACGCTCAAAGGCAGATAACCGGTAACAGGATATCCAAAAAGAAGTATTAGATTGGTGATTGCTAATGCAATTTAAAATCTATGAAGAATTATTTATCGGCCATTTTTCTGTTGATCAGTTTCAGCTTTCTTGCTCAAAATCCCGTTGTTGAAACAAACTACGGAAAGTTGCAGGGCGAAAAACGCGGAGATCTGAACTATTTTCTCGGTATTCCTTACGCGAAACCGCCTGTTGACGAATTGCGATGGAAAGCCCCGCAAGAACCCGAAGATTGGGACGGTGTGAAAGCAGCCCGGGATTTCGGGCCGGCAGCCGTTCAGACCAATGTTTTTGGAGATATGATCTATCGCGGAGATGGCAAAAGCGAAGATTGCCTCTATTTGAATATTTGGTCTCCTGCTTTATCTTCTTCTGAAAAATTACCCGTGCTGGTCTATTTTTATGGTGGCGGTTTTGTGGCCGGTGATGGCTCAGAGCCCCGATATGATGGCGCCGCACTGGCGAAAAAGGGAATTGTTAGCGTCACAGTAAATTACCGACTCAATATTTTTGGGTTTTTTGCGCATCCGGAATTGAGCAATGAAGCCGATTATGGCGCGTCTGGGAATTACGGATTGCTTGATCAGTCTGCAGCCCTGAAATGGGTTTACGAGAACATTGAAAATTTTGGTGGAGACCCCGAAATGATTACGATCGCAGGTGAATCTGCCGGTTCTATTTCTGTTAGCGCTCAAATGGCTTCGCCTTTGTCTACAGAATTTCTGGCCGGCGCTATTGGAGAAAGTGGCGCATCCATTAAGCCCACGCTGGCGCCCGTGCCACAGGCCGAAGCGGAACAGGGAGGTGTTGAGTTTTTGGAAAAGGCGGGATATACTTTTGAAGAATTCCGGAAACTCCCGGCCGATACGATCTATAAAATTTACCAGGAATCTGGCCAGTTTGGTTTTCCTACGGTGGTGGACGGCTATTTTTTTCCGAAGACCTTACCGGAAATTTTTCGAGCTGGCGAGCAGGCACAGATCCCGCTTCTGGTAGGCTGGAATTCTGCGGAGGTTGGCGGCGAAGGTCTCTTTCAGGGAAAAGAAATCAACAAGGCCAATTTTCAGCAGGTCTTAAAAAATATGTATCCCGATCATTTTGAAGAAGTAGCTGAACTCTATAATCCCGAAAATGACGAATTTGTGAAGATGGTTGCTGCAGATCTGGCTTCAGACCGGTTTATTTCGTACAGTACCTGGAAAT contains the following coding sequences:
- the rplU gene encoding 50S ribosomal protein L21, which codes for MYAIVEIAGQQFKVAKDQKVFVHRLEGKEGDSVSFDKVLLTGDGDNITVGAPAIEGALVGAKINRHLKGDKVIVFKKKRRKGYRVKNGHRQSLTEILIEDISIDGKKKSAAKKEEPKKEAKQEAKKSDDLSSHTVVELREMAKEKGIEGYSSMKKAELIEALS
- the rpmA gene encoding 50S ribosomal protein L27, with the protein product MAHKKGVGSSKNGRESESKRLGVKIFGGQAAIAGNILVRQRGFTHHPGANVYAGKDHTLHAKVDGIVKFARKQGDKSYVSIEPFEA
- a CDS encoding TIGR03643 family protein, encoding MIAEEYGFNEREIDRIIAMAWEDRTPFEAIEYQFNLTEKEVIQFMREQMHPRNWRKWRARVQGRKTKHSKLRKDSVKRFKSNAQRQITGNRISKKKY
- a CDS encoding carboxylesterase/lipase family protein → MKNYLSAIFLLISFSFLAQNPVVETNYGKLQGEKRGDLNYFLGIPYAKPPVDELRWKAPQEPEDWDGVKAARDFGPAAVQTNVFGDMIYRGDGKSEDCLYLNIWSPALSSSEKLPVLVYFYGGGFVAGDGSEPRYDGAALAKKGIVSVTVNYRLNIFGFFAHPELSNEADYGASGNYGLLDQSAALKWVYENIENFGGDPEMITIAGESAGSISVSAQMASPLSTEFLAGAIGESGASIKPTLAPVPQAEAEQGGVEFLEKAGYTFEEFRKLPADTIYKIYQESGQFGFPTVVDGYFFPKTLPEIFRAGEQAQIPLLVGWNSAEVGGEGLFQGKEINKANFQQVLKNMYPDHFEEVAELYNPENDEFVKMVAADLASDRFISYSTWKWAALQVAHSTAPVYRYLFSRIRPSDPNAPYQPVGASHASEIEYFLGNLSKERFPYLTETDFEISETIQQYLVNFIKTGNPNGEGLVKWPSVEKDEKMPPVLIMDEVFEVVPSKTEARYQFLDSYYGNDQ